In Candidatus Nanopelagicales bacterium, a single genomic region encodes these proteins:
- the tmk gene encoding dTMP kinase produces MFIVLEGPDGSGKSTQTRLLVESLRAAGKTVVQSREPGGTPAAEAIRNLVLSPEFTGLDSRTEALLFAGARAEHVANVILPALQRGEVVVCDRYIDSSIAYQGIGRNLGVDRIRDLSLWATGGVVPDLTIVLDMDAAVGLTRVGNELDRLEQEPQGFHDRVRKAFVELALHAPERYRVVSASGSIEEVAARIRTAVEEFISGQQQ; encoded by the coding sequence ATGTTCATTGTTCTCGAGGGGCCAGATGGCTCTGGAAAGTCGACCCAAACTCGGCTCCTCGTGGAATCCCTGCGCGCTGCGGGCAAGACCGTGGTGCAATCCCGCGAACCTGGCGGCACTCCTGCTGCTGAAGCGATTCGCAATCTTGTGTTAAGTCCTGAATTCACTGGTCTTGATTCGCGCACTGAAGCACTTCTTTTTGCGGGTGCTCGCGCCGAGCACGTCGCCAATGTGATTCTGCCTGCGCTGCAGCGTGGGGAAGTTGTGGTCTGTGATCGATATATCGACTCGTCCATCGCCTACCAAGGTATAGGCCGAAATCTTGGCGTTGATCGAATTCGCGATTTAAGTCTTTGGGCAACGGGTGGCGTGGTCCCTGATCTCACGATCGTGCTGGACATGGACGCAGCAGTTGGTCTGACACGTGTAGGCAACGAACTCGATCGTCTAGAACAGGAACCGCAAGGATTCCATGATCGTGTTCGCAAGGCCTTTGTGGAATTGGCACTTCATGCACCTGAGCGCTATCGCGTCGTGAGTGCATCGGGCTCCATAGAGGAAGTGGCTGCGCGCATTCGTACTGCAGTTGAAGAATTCATTTCAGGTCAACAGCAATGA
- a CDS encoding type II toxin-antitoxin system prevent-host-death family antitoxin: MTMTVGVFEAKTNLSHLLDLAAAGERIVVTKRGVPCATIGPPPSRLDQIQDFIEFAAAMRARTKPGPESAKELIELGRTQ, encoded by the coding sequence ATGACTATGACTGTTGGGGTATTTGAAGCCAAGACCAATCTGTCGCATCTTCTGGATCTGGCTGCCGCGGGTGAGCGGATTGTTGTGACCAAGCGAGGGGTGCCTTGTGCCACGATCGGACCTCCACCATCTCGGCTCGATCAGATTCAAGACTTCATCGAATTCGCTGCAGCCATGAGGGCCCGAACCAAACCTGGTCCCGAGTCCGCAAAGGAGCTCATCGAGCTTGGGAGAACCCAATGA
- a CDS encoding sodium-translocating pyrophosphatase yields the protein MIELSGSNLTTVVVVAVIALLALVVAAVLVREVLAASEGTPKMKEIAAAIQEGASAYLTRQFKTLAVFAVIVFFVLFLLPAETSSERIGRSIFFLVGAAFSGITGYMGMWLAVRGNVRVAAAANESGEERAMRIAFRTGGVAGMFTVGLGLFGAALVVLVYKGEAPKVLEGFGFGAALLAMFMRVGGGIFTKAADVGADLVGKVEQGIPEDDPRNAATIADNVGDNVGDCAGMAADLFESYAVTLVAALILGKAAFGELGLVFPLVVPAIGVVTAVIGIFAVAPRKGDRSGMSAINRGFFISAVISLILVIVAAFVWIPATWTELLEQYKPVGLAIDAIRGSGVEAMGPRWFVIIAVLIGIVLAAIIQQLTAYFTETNRRPVDDVAKTSLTGPATVILSGISLGLESAVYSALIIAAAVYGAYLVGGGVMILSLFAIALAGTGLLTTVGVIVSMDTFGPVSDNAQGIAEMSGDVHGEGAAVLTRLDSVGNSTKAITKGIAIATAVLAATALFGSFRDAVQAATASSGASISDVFANLEYLGILNVANPSNLVGLIIGAAVVFLFSGLAINAVSRAAGAVIFEVRRQFRDHPGIMAGTEKPEYGKVVDIVTRDSLRELVTPGILAVFTPIAVGFGLGVGPLGAYLAGTIATGVLMAVFLSNSGGAWDNAKKFVEDGNFGGKGSEAHAATVIGDTVGDPFKDTAGPAINPLIKVMNLVALLIAPAVVSLSIGADANTGLRWGVAALAALIVIISVVISKRRPIAVGDMPANV from the coding sequence ATGATTGAGCTCAGTGGAAGCAACCTGACGACTGTTGTCGTCGTTGCTGTGATCGCACTGCTCGCGCTGGTAGTCGCAGCAGTGTTGGTTCGTGAAGTCCTTGCCGCAAGTGAGGGCACCCCAAAAATGAAGGAAATCGCAGCTGCGATTCAGGAAGGCGCTAGCGCTTATCTGACCCGTCAGTTCAAGACACTCGCGGTTTTCGCCGTGATCGTGTTCTTTGTACTGTTCTTGCTCCCTGCTGAAACATCATCAGAGCGCATCGGTCGAAGCATCTTCTTCCTTGTTGGTGCTGCCTTTTCCGGCATCACCGGTTACATGGGCATGTGGCTTGCCGTTCGCGGCAACGTCCGTGTTGCTGCTGCAGCAAACGAGTCAGGCGAAGAGCGCGCGATGCGCATTGCTTTCCGCACCGGTGGCGTTGCAGGCATGTTCACCGTTGGCCTTGGCCTATTCGGCGCAGCACTTGTAGTGCTCGTCTATAAGGGTGAGGCACCAAAGGTTCTTGAAGGCTTCGGCTTCGGCGCTGCTCTGCTTGCAATGTTCATGCGTGTTGGCGGTGGTATCTTCACCAAGGCTGCAGACGTCGGCGCTGACCTTGTGGGCAAAGTTGAGCAGGGTATTCCTGAAGACGACCCACGTAACGCTGCAACGATCGCTGACAACGTTGGTGACAACGTAGGCGACTGTGCAGGTATGGCAGCTGACCTCTTTGAGTCATACGCAGTCACGCTCGTTGCTGCATTGATTCTCGGCAAGGCTGCCTTCGGTGAACTTGGCTTGGTGTTCCCACTGGTCGTTCCTGCAATTGGTGTAGTTACCGCAGTGATCGGCATCTTCGCCGTTGCACCTCGCAAGGGTGATCGCTCGGGAATGTCAGCCATTAACCGTGGCTTCTTTATCTCAGCAGTGATCTCGTTGATCTTGGTCATCGTGGCTGCATTTGTTTGGATTCCAGCGACCTGGACTGAACTTCTTGAGCAGTACAAACCTGTGGGTCTTGCAATTGATGCAATCCGTGGATCAGGCGTTGAAGCAATGGGTCCACGTTGGTTCGTCATCATCGCTGTGTTGATCGGCATCGTGCTCGCTGCAATCATCCAGCAGCTCACTGCTTACTTCACTGAGACCAACCGTCGCCCTGTTGATGACGTTGCAAAGACGTCGCTTACTGGTCCTGCAACGGTGATCCTTTCGGGTATTTCACTCGGCTTGGAATCCGCGGTGTACTCAGCGCTCATCATTGCTGCCGCGGTGTACGGCGCTTACCTTGTTGGTGGCGGCGTTATGATCTTGTCGCTGTTTGCTATCGCATTGGCGGGCACAGGCTTGCTCACCACTGTCGGCGTTATCGTTTCGATGGACACCTTCGGTCCCGTTTCTGACAATGCTCAGGGCATTGCTGAAATGTCTGGCGATGTTCACGGTGAAGGTGCTGCAGTGCTCACTCGCCTTGACTCCGTTGGCAACTCAACGAAGGCGATCACGAAGGGCATTGCCATTGCTACCGCTGTTCTTGCAGCAACTGCCTTGTTCGGTTCATTCCGTGATGCGGTTCAAGCGGCAACTGCAAGTTCAGGTGCGAGCATCTCCGACGTATTCGCAAATCTTGAATACCTCGGCATTCTCAACGTTGCTAACCCTTCAAACCTCGTTGGTTTGATCATCGGTGCAGCAGTGGTGTTCCTGTTCTCAGGTCTTGCTATCAATGCGGTTTCACGCGCTGCTGGCGCTGTGATCTTCGAAGTGCGTCGCCAGTTCCGCGACCACCCAGGAATCATGGCCGGCACCGAGAAGCCTGAATACGGCAAGGTTGTCGACATCGTTACTCGCGACTCACTTCGCGAGCTCGTTACGCCAGGCATCTTGGCTGTGTTCACTCCAATTGCTGTTGGCTTCGGTCTTGGTGTTGGCCCATTGGGCGCCTACCTTGCCGGCACGATTGCAACGGGCGTGCTCATGGCTGTGTTCCTGTCGAACTCAGGTGGCGCTTGGGACAACGCGAAGAAGTTTGTCGAAGATGGCAACTTTGGCGGCAAGGGCTCAGAGGCTCACGCCGCAACAGTGATCGGCGACACCGTCGGCGATCCATTCAAAGACACTGCTGGCCCAGCAATCAACCCTCTCATCAAGGTGATGAACCTTGTCGCGTTGTTGATCGCCCCTGCAGTGGTGTCATTGAGCATCGGTGCTGATGCCAACACCGGACTACGTTGGGGTGTCGCAGCTCTCGCGGCATTGATTGTGATCATTTCTGTTGTGATCAGCAAGCGTCGCCCAATTGCAGTTGGTGACATGCCTGCGAACGTCTAG
- a CDS encoding STAS domain-containing protein, translated as MEFGVSSETVESALVVTVRGDIDLATASQLWESIEAQWHLDQALILDLAQVPFMDSTGLSVLVRAAELARPQGSLVAVVATTNRVRKVITITGLDTFIYMGESVAEALRATEIR; from the coding sequence ATGGAGTTTGGGGTTTCCAGTGAGACGGTCGAATCAGCACTTGTCGTCACCGTGCGCGGTGACATAGATCTAGCGACCGCATCGCAGTTGTGGGAGAGCATCGAAGCCCAATGGCACCTGGATCAAGCGCTGATCCTTGACCTCGCCCAAGTGCCCTTTATGGATTCCACTGGCCTGAGCGTGCTTGTTCGTGCTGCTGAATTGGCCAGGCCTCAGGGCTCGCTCGTTGCCGTGGTCGCAACGACGAATCGGGTGCGCAAGGTCATCACCATCACTGGTCTGGATACCTTTATTTATATGGGTGAATCCGTAGCGGAAGCGCTGCGCGCCACGGAAATCCGGTAA
- a CDS encoding type II toxin-antitoxin system VapC family toxin — MSAVIDASIMVSYLMNDEDSSLSVPLITPLLSSPTHVPSLWVYEMASAFRIAEKRERITSDDTRQYLAYLKILMIDHHHPDAQEIVDIARQTGLSIYDASYISLCLQEDLPLATLDKQMRKVAEELGIKVLV; from the coding sequence ATGAGCGCAGTCATTGACGCATCGATCATGGTCTCCTACTTAATGAACGACGAAGATTCATCGCTGTCAGTACCGCTCATTACTCCACTCCTCAGTTCCCCAACGCACGTACCGAGTCTGTGGGTTTATGAAATGGCATCGGCTTTTCGCATTGCTGAAAAGCGTGAACGCATCACAAGCGATGACACGCGTCAGTACCTTGCGTACCTCAAGATTCTGATGATCGATCATCACCATCCTGATGCTCAGGAGATCGTCGACATCGCACGTCAAACCGGCCTCAGCATTTATGACGCGTCATATATATCGCTGTGCTTGCAGGAAGATCTTCCATTGGCCACATTGGATAAGCAGATGAGAAAAGTCGCCGAAGAACTCGGAATCAAAGTTCTTGTGTAA
- a CDS encoding DEAD/DEAH box helicase: MSTSVESVLARLSQGREDRLRHVEVRAAREATFSDWPSWVAEELRESFPGVHQPWKHQIDAAQLAHDGNHVVLSTGTASGKSLAYLLPILNAIEIGSRAPNGRGATALYIAPTKALAHDQLRALEERHLPWLRPATVDGDNSREERQWAQQHANLVLTNPDLLHHSLLGAHSRWAPFLKRLEYIVIDEAHVYRGVFGAHVSAVIRRLRRVCDHLGSSPVIIAASATVADPAIAMHRLIGDEVLEVTDDYSPTPERTIALWQPLDLGLDNAEPVHRTATTEASHILADLVADGRQTLAFVRSRRAAEGVASMTRDLLREIDPELVDGVASYRGGYLPEERRAIENSLRDGSIRALATTNALELGIDISGLDAVVIAGWPGTRSSLWQQVGRAGRGDAPALAIFIAREDPLDAFVVEHPSSILDAPVEASVFDPANPVILGPHLCAAASEFPLTDEEAIRWFGPSSIDLLEQLAFQGFLRKRTTGWFWTRRDRASDLADLRSSGGAPIRIVEESTGRLLGTIDQASSHTTVHPGAVYTHQGVTSVVAELDLDDLVATVVEEPVDYTTHAHEISDIRILDEYEGRPWGEATIHVGQVQVTSQVTSFQRRRLFTGENLGEQGLELPERELITTAVWWTVTDDQCTRANIDSTVIPGAVHAAEHASIALLPLFATCDRWDIGGVSTALHIDTGVTTVFVYDGYPGGAGFAQHGFDIARQWLTATRDLIRECRCREGCPSCIQSPKCGNGNNPLDKAAAIRVLTELLRNATD; encoded by the coding sequence ATGAGCACCAGTGTCGAAAGCGTTCTCGCGAGACTTTCCCAAGGTCGCGAGGATCGACTGCGCCATGTTGAGGTGCGTGCTGCACGGGAAGCGACCTTTAGCGATTGGCCAAGTTGGGTCGCTGAAGAGCTACGCGAATCATTTCCCGGTGTTCACCAACCTTGGAAGCATCAAATCGACGCCGCGCAGCTGGCGCATGACGGCAATCACGTGGTGCTTTCAACTGGCACCGCTTCAGGAAAATCCCTGGCCTATCTGCTACCCATTCTGAATGCGATTGAGATCGGATCTCGTGCACCAAACGGGCGCGGTGCAACCGCGCTCTACATCGCACCAACAAAAGCACTCGCACACGACCAGCTGCGCGCTCTAGAAGAACGTCATTTGCCTTGGTTACGGCCTGCAACAGTGGACGGCGATAACTCACGCGAGGAACGCCAGTGGGCCCAACAGCACGCCAACCTTGTGCTTACCAATCCAGATCTCTTGCATCATTCGCTACTTGGCGCCCACTCACGGTGGGCACCTTTTCTCAAACGTCTCGAATACATCGTTATCGATGAAGCACATGTGTATCGAGGCGTATTCGGTGCGCACGTATCTGCTGTGATTCGACGCCTCCGTCGCGTATGTGACCATCTGGGAAGTTCACCCGTGATCATTGCCGCTTCTGCAACGGTTGCAGATCCAGCCATCGCAATGCATCGCCTTATTGGCGACGAAGTTCTTGAAGTCACTGATGATTACTCGCCAACTCCTGAGCGCACGATCGCTTTGTGGCAGCCGTTAGATCTAGGCCTTGATAACGCGGAGCCAGTACACCGCACCGCAACAACCGAGGCTTCACACATCTTGGCCGACTTAGTTGCAGACGGGCGACAAACCCTTGCCTTCGTTCGCAGTCGACGGGCCGCCGAAGGCGTTGCATCGATGACACGTGATCTCTTGCGCGAGATCGATCCTGAACTCGTTGATGGTGTTGCCTCTTATCGCGGTGGTTATCTCCCAGAAGAACGCCGAGCAATCGAGAATTCACTCCGCGATGGATCAATTCGCGCTTTGGCAACAACCAATGCCCTTGAACTTGGGATCGATATCAGCGGTCTTGATGCTGTAGTGATCGCCGGATGGCCGGGCACTCGCTCATCACTGTGGCAGCAAGTTGGGCGCGCTGGTCGAGGTGATGCGCCAGCATTGGCGATCTTTATCGCGCGTGAAGACCCGCTCGATGCGTTTGTTGTAGAACATCCTTCTTCAATCCTCGATGCGCCAGTTGAAGCGTCGGTATTTGATCCAGCTAACCCCGTCATTCTTGGACCACACCTATGCGCGGCTGCCTCTGAATTTCCGCTCACCGATGAAGAAGCCATCCGGTGGTTTGGGCCGTCTTCCATTGATCTACTTGAACAACTGGCATTCCAAGGTTTTTTACGTAAACGCACTACCGGTTGGTTTTGGACGCGCAGAGATCGCGCTAGCGATCTGGCTGACCTGCGAAGTTCCGGTGGCGCACCTATTCGCATTGTTGAAGAAAGTACTGGCCGTTTGCTTGGGACTATCGATCAAGCTTCTTCACACACCACAGTGCATCCAGGTGCGGTGTATACCCATCAAGGTGTGACCTCGGTTGTTGCTGAACTTGATTTAGATGACTTAGTTGCAACTGTTGTCGAAGAACCCGTCGACTACACCACACATGCTCACGAAATAAGTGACATTCGCATCCTTGATGAATATGAAGGTCGTCCGTGGGGTGAGGCCACTATTCATGTGGGTCAAGTGCAAGTCACTAGTCAGGTCACAAGCTTTCAACGTCGGCGTCTCTTCACTGGCGAGAATCTTGGTGAACAAGGACTGGAACTTCCTGAACGCGAACTCATCACCACTGCGGTGTGGTGGACAGTTACTGACGATCAGTGCACCCGAGCAAACATCGATTCCACAGTGATTCCTGGAGCAGTGCACGCGGCTGAACATGCCTCCATCGCACTGTTGCCACTGTTCGCCACCTGCGATCGCTGGGATATTGGCGGCGTATCAACGGCCCTGCATATCGACACCGGTGTCACCACAGTGTTTGTCTATGACGGATATCCCGGCGGCGCGGGCTTTGCGCAGCATGGTTTCGATATCGCTCGTCAATGGTTGACCGCGACTCGCGACTTAATCCGAGAATGTCGATGCCGTGAAGGGTGCCCGTCCTGCATTCAGTCACCTAAGTGCGGCAACGGAAACAATCCACTTGATAAAGCGGCCGCCATCCGAGTGCTGACTGAGTTGCTGCGCAATGCCACGGACTAG
- a CDS encoding DNA polymerase III subunit delta' translates to MTAPIWDVLIGQDEVVAKLDRAVHDAEFITRGEHGPAMTHAWLFTGPPGSGRSNAAVTFAAALICPEHGCGQCQICRNAPTGGHPDVDIVRPEGLTYSVEAARELVKTAGMSPTSSPWHVVVIEDADRLTESAVNALLKDLEEPSPHTVWLLCAPSTEDVLPTILSRTRHVVLRTPPNDVIVEALHDRFGVDRTLGAFAARASQGHIGRARALATDEHARMRRQEVLRIPMQLHDLPACFTLAQNLLEAATLDANSITEPIDAIEVEQLRKAFGSDAESKLKGQLKRSLDSQMKQLETAQKRRRTRTVRDQVDRALVDLLGLYRDVLLIQEDAEVGLINDEMRPQLSQLAANSTAEETGRRLLAINYTRKQIGSNVTPLMALEALMVELKDPWVRAAS, encoded by the coding sequence ATGACCGCTCCAATATGGGATGTGTTGATCGGGCAAGACGAAGTCGTTGCCAAACTTGATCGCGCTGTTCACGATGCTGAATTCATTACTCGAGGTGAGCACGGCCCAGCGATGACCCATGCTTGGTTATTCACTGGCCCACCTGGATCTGGTCGATCAAATGCTGCAGTGACCTTTGCCGCGGCTCTTATTTGCCCTGAGCATGGTTGCGGGCAATGTCAGATCTGCCGCAATGCTCCAACAGGTGGCCATCCAGATGTTGACATTGTTCGCCCTGAAGGTCTGACCTACAGCGTTGAAGCCGCGCGCGAATTGGTGAAGACCGCAGGCATGTCACCAACCTCGAGCCCGTGGCACGTTGTGGTGATTGAAGACGCTGACCGGTTGACCGAATCTGCAGTGAACGCATTGTTGAAGGACCTTGAAGAGCCATCACCTCACACGGTGTGGTTGCTGTGCGCGCCAAGTACTGAAGATGTGTTGCCGACCATCCTCTCGAGAACACGGCATGTTGTTTTACGTACACCACCTAATGATGTGATTGTTGAAGCACTACATGATCGCTTTGGCGTTGATCGAACGCTAGGTGCGTTCGCAGCCCGTGCATCACAGGGCCACATCGGCCGCGCGCGTGCGCTAGCAACTGATGAGCATGCTCGAATGAGGAGACAAGAAGTGCTGCGTATCCCTATGCAGCTCCATGATCTGCCAGCCTGCTTCACCCTGGCTCAAAATCTTCTTGAGGCAGCCACCCTTGATGCAAATTCAATTACTGAGCCCATTGATGCAATAGAAGTTGAGCAATTGCGCAAAGCCTTTGGCTCCGATGCGGAGTCAAAGCTCAAGGGTCAGTTGAAGCGATCCCTTGATAGTCAAATGAAGCAATTGGAAACAGCACAGAAGCGTCGCCGGACTCGCACGGTGCGCGATCAAGTGGATCGCGCACTCGTTGATCTCTTGGGCCTGTATCGAGATGTGCTGTTGATTCAAGAGGATGCAGAAGTCGGCCTCATCAATGATGAGATGCGTCCGCAACTTTCCCAATTGGCGGCGAATTCAACGGCTGAAGAAACTGGGCGCCGATTGCTAGCAATCAACTACACCCGTAAGCAGATCGGCTCGAATGTCACGCCGCTGATGGCCCTTGAAGCGCTCATGGTTGAGTTGAAGGACCCTTGGGTCCGGGCCGCTTCCTGA
- the topA gene encoding type I DNA topoisomerase translates to MANDKTLVIVESPAKAKKIAGYLGDDYVVMASVGHVRDLASKASDLPEGERKHSWSKLAVNVDDGYTPYYIVHASKAQTIQDLKAALKNADALLLATDEDREGEAISWHLLEVLRPKVPVQRMVFNEITADAIREAVNNTRDLDMDLVQAQETRRIVDRLYGYPVSEVLWKKIGREAKSAGRVQSVAVRLVVDRERERIAFNSAGYWDIDAIFGPVDFKARLTTVDGVRVAIGKDFDQSGNLKAEDKVTLLSEARATSLAEGLKAGKFTVTSVEQKPTQRKPSAPFTTSTMQQEASNRLRWGAQRTMRIAQSLYENGYITYMRTDSVSLSAQAINAARVQVTELYGPEYVEATPRVFPNKSKNAQEAHEAIRPAGDAFQTPDQLRKELNADEFALYDLVWKRTVASQMVNARLATTTAKIKGTATDGSVAEFTASGTVIVFPGFYAALKDIPEEGAENENELPALTEGQDVNAKELNPVGHTTSPPSRFTEAKLVQRLEELGIGRPSTYASIMSTIVDRGYVWKKGSALVPSFIAFSVVRLLEQHFAALVDYDFTANMENLLDEIANGQANRVDQLEAFWRGGESLAGPFPGIKPLTEDLGAIDARGIATMPIAGSDANIRVGRYGAYVERGEERANIPVDLAPDELTAEKAEALLAEPSGDRELGVHPESGLNLVAKSGRYGPYVTENLPEGAPKSAKPRTASLFKEMNLNEVTLDDAIKLLSLPRVVGVDPTTQEEITVQNGRYGPYLMRGTDSRSIGGEEEIFTITLEQALALYAQPKQRRGRGQAAGPLREIGADPTTNLHIVVRDGRFGPYVTDGVTNASLRTADDPMTVSIDRASDLLSERRAKEALEGPSKPAKKAAKKAAKKAPAKKAAAKKAADRNLTTRTVKKAGAKKAAKKAAAKKIAVPE, encoded by the coding sequence GTGGCCAACGACAAAACGCTCGTGATCGTCGAATCACCAGCGAAAGCCAAGAAGATCGCCGGATACCTAGGGGACGACTATGTAGTCATGGCCTCAGTGGGTCACGTCCGCGACCTGGCATCTAAGGCCTCAGACCTCCCTGAAGGGGAGCGCAAGCATTCCTGGAGCAAGCTCGCTGTCAACGTTGATGACGGCTACACCCCTTATTACATCGTTCACGCTTCAAAAGCCCAGACCATTCAAGACCTGAAGGCGGCGTTGAAAAACGCAGATGCACTTCTTCTGGCAACGGACGAGGACCGCGAAGGCGAAGCCATCTCGTGGCACCTCCTAGAAGTACTGCGTCCCAAGGTTCCCGTTCAGCGGATGGTGTTCAACGAGATCACTGCTGACGCAATCCGCGAGGCCGTGAATAACACTCGTGATCTCGACATGGATTTGGTGCAGGCTCAGGAAACGCGTCGCATCGTTGACCGTCTCTATGGCTATCCAGTTTCAGAAGTGCTCTGGAAAAAAATTGGTCGCGAAGCGAAGTCTGCTGGCCGCGTGCAATCTGTTGCGGTGCGTTTGGTTGTTGACCGCGAACGTGAGCGGATCGCCTTCAACTCTGCTGGTTACTGGGATATCGACGCGATCTTTGGCCCCGTTGATTTCAAGGCACGTCTGACCACTGTTGATGGTGTTCGCGTTGCTATCGGTAAAGACTTCGATCAAAGCGGCAACCTCAAGGCAGAAGACAAGGTCACGCTGCTCAGTGAAGCACGTGCCACATCCCTTGCTGAGGGCTTGAAGGCTGGCAAGTTCACCGTCACTTCAGTGGAACAAAAGCCAACGCAGCGCAAGCCGTCAGCTCCATTCACGACTTCCACGATGCAGCAGGAAGCTTCCAACCGCTTGCGTTGGGGCGCACAGCGCACGATGCGAATTGCGCAGAGCCTCTACGAAAACGGCTACATCACCTATATGCGTACTGACTCGGTCAGCCTGTCTGCTCAGGCGATCAATGCAGCTCGCGTGCAAGTAACTGAGCTGTATGGCCCGGAATACGTGGAAGCAACCCCACGTGTGTTCCCGAATAAGTCCAAGAACGCGCAAGAGGCTCACGAAGCTATTCGCCCCGCTGGTGATGCATTCCAAACACCTGATCAACTTCGTAAAGAATTGAATGCTGACGAGTTTGCGCTGTACGACCTCGTTTGGAAGCGCACCGTTGCATCACAAATGGTGAATGCCCGACTTGCAACTACCACCGCAAAGATCAAAGGCACCGCAACTGACGGTTCTGTTGCAGAGTTCACTGCATCTGGCACCGTCATCGTGTTTCCAGGTTTCTATGCAGCATTGAAAGACATCCCTGAAGAGGGCGCGGAAAATGAGAACGAACTTCCAGCGCTCACGGAAGGTCAAGATGTCAATGCCAAAGAGCTGAACCCTGTCGGTCACACCACCAGCCCACCTTCGCGTTTCACCGAAGCAAAGCTGGTGCAGCGCTTGGAAGAACTCGGCATTGGTCGTCCTTCTACTTACGCATCCATCATGAGCACCATCGTTGATCGCGGGTATGTCTGGAAAAAGGGTTCGGCTCTGGTTCCAAGTTTCATTGCGTTCTCAGTAGTGCGTTTACTTGAGCAGCATTTCGCAGCACTCGTTGACTATGACTTCACTGCCAACATGGAAAACCTGCTCGACGAAATCGCAAACGGACAAGCCAATCGCGTTGATCAACTTGAAGCTTTCTGGCGCGGTGGCGAGTCACTTGCTGGCCCATTCCCCGGAATCAAGCCACTCACCGAAGATCTCGGTGCAATCGATGCCCGCGGGATTGCGACGATGCCAATTGCTGGCTCGGATGCGAACATTCGTGTTGGTCGTTACGGCGCTTATGTCGAACGCGGTGAAGAACGCGCAAACATTCCTGTTGATTTAGCGCCAGACGAACTCACTGCGGAAAAAGCAGAAGCGCTACTTGCGGAACCATCAGGTGATCGTGAACTGGGTGTTCATCCAGAAAGTGGCTTGAACCTTGTGGCAAAGTCAGGTCGCTACGGCCCCTACGTCACCGAGAACTTGCCAGAAGGCGCGCCAAAGTCAGCTAAGCCTCGCACTGCATCCTTGTTTAAGGAGATGAATCTCAACGAGGTCACTCTTGATGATGCAATCAAGTTGCTGAGTTTGCCTCGCGTTGTTGGTGTCGATCCCACAACGCAAGAAGAAATCACCGTGCAAAACGGTCGCTACGGCCCTTACTTAATGCGCGGTACTGACTCACGATCCATTGGTGGCGAAGAAGAAATTTTCACGATCACTTTGGAGCAAGCGCTTGCGCTGTATGCGCAGCCAAAGCAGCGTCGTGGTCGCGGCCAGGCTGCTGGCCCACTTCGTGAAATTGGCGCGGATCCAACAACCAACCTTCACATCGTTGTTCGTGATGGTCGCTTCGGGCCATACGTCACTGACGGTGTCACGAATGCATCACTTCGCACAGCAGATGACCCAATGACCGTTTCTATTGATCGCGCATCCGATCTGCTCTCAGAGCGTCGTGCCAAGGAAGCCCTTGAAGGGCCTTCGAAGCCTGCCAAGAAAGCAGCCAAGAAGGCAGCAAAGAAAGCTCCTGCAAAAAAGGCCGCGGCTAAGAAGGCTGCCGATCGCAATCTGACGACGCGAACAGTGAAAAAGGCCGGCGCTAAGAAGGCGGCCAAGAAAGCTGCTGCGAAGAAGATCGCCGTTCCGGAATAA